The following are encoded in a window of Mycolicibacterium tusciae JS617 genomic DNA:
- the pgeF gene encoding peptidoglycan editing factor PgeF, with protein MTVRIRRVTTTRAGGVSAPPFDTFNLGDHVGDDPAAVAANRKRLATAVGLGDDGVVWMNQVHSDRVVVVDGHRPAPVDKTDALVTRRRRLALAVVTADCVPVLLGDARVGVVAAAHAGRVGAQNGVVARTVEAMLELGAHAEDISVLLGPSVSGRNYEVPAAMADEVEATLPGSRTTTAQKTPGLDLRAGIARQLTDLGITAIDVDPRCTVEDRNLFSHRRDAPTGRLASLVWME; from the coding sequence GTGACGGTACGTATACGGCGCGTGACCACGACACGTGCCGGTGGCGTCTCTGCGCCGCCGTTCGACACCTTCAATCTCGGCGACCACGTCGGCGACGACCCCGCTGCCGTGGCCGCCAACCGCAAACGGCTCGCCACGGCAGTCGGACTGGGCGATGACGGTGTCGTGTGGATGAACCAGGTGCACAGCGATCGCGTCGTGGTGGTCGACGGACATCGGCCCGCACCCGTCGACAAAACCGATGCACTGGTTACCCGCAGGCGGCGTTTGGCTTTGGCCGTGGTGACCGCCGATTGCGTTCCGGTTCTATTGGGTGACGCGCGCGTCGGCGTGGTGGCGGCCGCGCACGCCGGCCGGGTCGGGGCACAGAACGGTGTCGTGGCGCGCACGGTGGAGGCGATGCTCGAACTCGGTGCGCACGCCGAGGACATCTCGGTGCTGCTGGGTCCCTCGGTCAGCGGACGCAATTACGAGGTTCCCGCGGCGATGGCCGACGAGGTGGAGGCCACCCTGCCGGGCAGTCGCACGACGACCGCTCAGAAGACGCCAGGACTGGATCTGCGGGCCGGAATTGCCCGGCAACTAACGGATTTGGGAATCACGGCCATCGATGTCGACCCGCGGTGCACGGTGGAGGATCGCAACCTGTTCAGCCACCGGCGGGACGCGCCGACGGGACGGCTGGCATCCCTGGTGTGGATGGAATGA
- a CDS encoding ISL3 family transposase, protein MSDGTTLLFGLPGVRVERVERWADGTRVVHAVTASESAAACPSCGVLSTSVKARVATAPKDIPYGEARIMLRWHKTRWRCREDYCERGSFTESIAQVPARARTTLRLRTQVGAAIGDAARSVAEVANSHGVSWPTAHRAFVAHAESLLVEPQPTAVLGIDETRRGKPRWEHCAVTQGWVRVDPWDTGFVDLAGDQGLLGQREGRTGAAVIDWLSERTEAFRAGVAYVAIDPAAVYATAIRTPGLLPNATIVVDHFHLVKLGNDAVTKVRQRVTWDLRERRGRKIDPEWANRRRLLRARERLSGKSFAKMWNALIAADDTGQILSAWIAKEELRTLLSTVRVGGDPHLTRHRLHRFLSWCIDSQIPELLTLATTVDTWWPEINAFIATGITNAGTEGYNRLVKQVKRTACGFRNTENSARRIRFHCTRKQRAATQTSC, encoded by the coding sequence GTGTCCGACGGTACGACATTGTTGTTTGGGCTGCCAGGAGTGCGGGTTGAGCGTGTCGAGCGCTGGGCCGACGGGACGCGAGTAGTGCACGCGGTGACCGCGAGCGAGTCCGCGGCGGCGTGCCCGTCGTGTGGGGTGTTGTCCACCTCGGTGAAGGCCCGAGTCGCCACCGCACCGAAGGATATCCCCTACGGTGAAGCGCGAATCATGCTGCGGTGGCACAAGACCCGGTGGCGTTGCCGGGAGGACTACTGTGAACGCGGGTCCTTCACCGAGTCCATCGCGCAGGTGCCGGCGCGGGCCCGCACAACTCTGCGGTTGCGCACTCAGGTCGGTGCGGCGATCGGGGATGCGGCCCGTTCTGTGGCCGAGGTCGCAAACAGCCACGGCGTGTCGTGGCCGACCGCGCACCGCGCGTTCGTCGCCCACGCCGAGTCGCTGCTAGTCGAACCGCAGCCCACCGCGGTGCTGGGCATCGATGAGACCCGCCGCGGAAAGCCCAGGTGGGAACACTGCGCGGTGACGCAGGGGTGGGTGCGGGTGGACCCGTGGGACACCGGGTTCGTCGACCTGGCCGGCGATCAGGGCCTGCTGGGGCAACGGGAAGGCCGCACCGGCGCAGCGGTCATCGACTGGCTCTCTGAGCGCACCGAAGCCTTCCGCGCGGGCGTGGCCTACGTGGCCATCGACCCGGCCGCGGTCTACGCGACAGCGATCCGCACACCCGGCTTGTTGCCCAACGCGACGATCGTGGTCGATCACTTCCACCTGGTGAAGCTCGGCAACGACGCGGTGACCAAGGTGCGTCAACGGGTCACCTGGGATCTACGTGAGCGTCGTGGTCGCAAGATCGACCCGGAATGGGCCAACCGGCGACGGTTGCTGCGCGCTCGGGAACGCCTGTCGGGCAAGAGTTTCGCCAAAATGTGGAACGCCCTCATCGCCGCTGACGACACCGGTCAGATCCTCTCAGCGTGGATCGCCAAGGAAGAACTGCGCACCCTGCTGTCCACCGTGCGCGTCGGCGGCGACCCGCACCTGACCCGGCACCGCCTGCACCGGTTCCTGTCCTGGTGCATCGATTCGCAGATCCCGGAGCTGCTGACCCTGGCCACCACCGTGGACACCTGGTGGCCCGAGATCAACGCCTTCATCGCCACCGGCATCACCAACGCCGGCACCGAGGGCTACAACCGGCTCGTCAAGCAGGTCAAACGCACAGCGTGCGGGTTCAGAAACACAGAAAACTCGGCCCGCCGGATACGCTTCCACTGCACCCGCAAACAGCGGGCCGCAACCCAGACATCATGCTGA
- a CDS encoding phospholipase D family protein, whose protein sequence is MSVLAEWFLTSGERGNPDWDLPAWSEGNEAEALIDGAAYFDRLVTEVEQLGPGDHLFFADWRGDADQRLREDGPTVAELFRSAAERGVLVKGLMWRSYPNRLQFNEEQNRHLAETIERAGGEVLLDQRVLLGGSHHQRLVLLRHPEEPHRDVAFLGGIDLCHSRRDDESHRGDPQAVQMSRRYGERPPWHDVQLQVRGPVVGALDTTFRERWTARAPLDLFNPLAWLRDRFVGGAGARHPLPEQPSDPPPCGAHAVQVLRTYGDALIEYEFAKDGERTIARGYTKAVRRARRLIYLEDQYLWSEEIAALLVEALTANQDLHLVAVVPRHFDLEGGLGRPPTLVGRQLAVEACRRAAPDRVHLFDAENHEGTPVYVHSKVCVIDDAWACVGSANFNRRSWTHDSELACAVLDADDVFARDVRLRLLREHLDRAADGSEDGELADPAAAVDEIVASAQALEDWHQGGCEGPRPPGRLRPHEIERVDPLTRLWAEPAYRVIFDPDGRSYADRLLGRKP, encoded by the coding sequence GTGTCTGTGCTGGCTGAATGGTTCCTCACCTCAGGTGAGCGGGGTAATCCCGATTGGGATCTGCCTGCGTGGAGTGAAGGCAACGAAGCGGAGGCCCTCATTGACGGGGCGGCTTACTTCGATCGGCTTGTCACCGAAGTCGAGCAGCTGGGTCCCGGGGATCACCTGTTCTTCGCCGACTGGCGAGGCGACGCCGATCAGAGGCTGCGCGAGGACGGGCCGACGGTGGCCGAACTGTTCCGTTCCGCGGCCGAGCGCGGCGTGCTCGTCAAGGGACTGATGTGGCGGTCATACCCGAATAGGCTGCAGTTCAACGAGGAGCAGAACCGCCATCTCGCCGAGACCATCGAGCGTGCGGGCGGTGAGGTGCTGCTGGACCAGCGGGTGCTGCTCGGTGGGTCACACCATCAGCGGCTGGTCCTGCTTCGTCATCCCGAGGAGCCGCATCGCGACGTCGCATTCCTCGGCGGCATCGACTTGTGCCATTCCCGCCGCGACGACGAGTCGCACCGCGGCGACCCGCAGGCGGTGCAGATGTCGCGTCGTTACGGTGAGCGCCCGCCATGGCACGACGTGCAGTTGCAGGTGCGCGGTCCCGTCGTCGGAGCGCTGGACACCACCTTCCGGGAGCGCTGGACCGCCAGAGCGCCGCTGGATCTTTTCAATCCGCTGGCCTGGCTGCGCGACAGGTTCGTGGGCGGCGCCGGGGCACGGCATCCGTTGCCGGAGCAGCCGTCGGATCCGCCGCCGTGCGGAGCGCATGCGGTGCAGGTGCTGCGGACCTACGGCGACGCGTTGATCGAGTACGAGTTCGCCAAGGACGGTGAGCGCACCATCGCCCGCGGCTACACCAAGGCGGTCCGCCGCGCCCGGCGACTGATTTACCTCGAGGACCAGTACCTGTGGTCGGAGGAGATCGCAGCCCTGCTCGTCGAGGCGCTGACCGCGAATCAGGATCTGCATCTGGTGGCGGTCGTCCCACGGCATTTCGATCTCGAGGGCGGCCTCGGCCGGCCACCGACACTGGTCGGCCGTCAGCTCGCCGTCGAGGCGTGTCGACGCGCCGCCCCGGATCGCGTGCACCTCTTCGATGCCGAGAACCACGAGGGCACACCGGTGTACGTGCATTCCAAGGTGTGTGTCATCGACGACGCCTGGGCCTGCGTCGGCAGTGCGAACTTCAATCGACGGTCCTGGACACACGACAGCGAGTTGGCCTGCGCTGTGCTGGATGCCGACGATGTGTTCGCGCGCGACGTCCGGTTGCGGCTGCTGCGCGAGCACCTCGACCGTGCCGCCGATGGCAGCGAGGATGGTGAGCTTGCCGATCCAGCGGCCGCGGTGGACGAAATCGTCGCCTCTGCACAGGCTTTGGAGGATTGGCACCAAGGCGGATGTGAGGGACCGCGTCCGCCGGGCAGGCTGCGACCACACGAGATCGAGCGTGTCGATCCATTGACCCGGCTCTGGGCCGAACCCGCCTACCGCGTGATCTTCGATCCCGATGGCCGGTCGTATGCCGACCGACTGCTGGGGCGTAAGCCGTGA
- a CDS encoding YggS family pyridoxal phosphate-dependent enzyme yields the protein MAGETGATRESELAEALTAVRARLTAAAEAAGRNSDEIELLPITKFFPATDVSILHHLGCEDFGESREQEAANKAVEVANSVGGEPIRWHMVGRIQRNKARSIAGWAYAVHSVDSMRVIDALNRAAVRALADGERSAPLRVYIQISLDGDTKRSGVDVNDPEAVDALCAAAQAGEGLEFVGLMAIPPLGADPGAAFGRLQSELARVQRNYPQRLELSAGMSGDLEVAVEHGSTCVRVGTALLGQRPLTSPEVVTPVTSSSQTPERS from the coding sequence ATGGCAGGCGAAACGGGCGCGACTCGCGAATCTGAACTTGCCGAGGCGCTGACCGCCGTCCGAGCACGGCTCACCGCCGCAGCCGAGGCAGCCGGACGCAATTCTGACGAAATTGAATTGCTGCCTATTACCAAATTCTTCCCGGCCACCGACGTATCAATTCTGCACCATTTAGGGTGCGAGGATTTCGGCGAATCTCGCGAACAGGAAGCGGCCAATAAAGCGGTCGAAGTCGCCAATAGTGTGGGCGGCGAACCCATTCGCTGGCACATGGTGGGGCGGATCCAGCGCAATAAAGCGCGCTCGATCGCCGGCTGGGCGTATGCCGTCCACTCCGTCGACAGCATGCGGGTCATTGACGCGCTGAACCGCGCCGCGGTGCGGGCGCTGGCCGACGGCGAACGGTCCGCGCCGCTTCGCGTCTACATACAGATAAGCCTCGACGGGGACACGAAGCGTTCAGGCGTGGATGTCAACGACCCGGAAGCGGTCGACGCCCTCTGCGCCGCGGCCCAGGCCGGCGAGGGTCTGGAGTTCGTCGGGCTGATGGCGATTCCGCCGTTGGGAGCGGATCCCGGCGCAGCCTTCGGGCGTTTGCAATCCGAACTGGCGCGGGTACAGCGGAACTATCCGCAGCGCCTCGAACTGTCGGCAGGGATGTCGGGCGACCTCGAGGTGGCGGTCGAACACGGCTCAACGTGTGTGCGTGTCGGTACCGCGCTATTGGGACAACGTCCTCTAACGTCACCTGAAGTAGTCACTCCAGTCACATCTTCATCACAGACACCAGAGCGATCATGA
- a CDS encoding YggT family protein, with amino-acid sequence MSQFFSILGFVLFVFWLLLIARVVVEFIRSFSRDWQPKGVTVVILELIMTVTDPPVRLLRRVIPQLTIGAVRFDLSIMVLLLVAFIGMQLAFGAAA; translated from the coding sequence TTGTCGCAATTCTTCTCGATCCTGGGCTTTGTCCTGTTCGTGTTCTGGCTGCTTCTGATCGCCCGGGTCGTCGTCGAATTCATCCGCTCGTTCTCGCGGGACTGGCAGCCCAAGGGCGTGACGGTGGTCATCCTGGAACTGATCATGACCGTGACGGACCCGCCGGTGAGGCTGTTGAGGCGCGTCATCCCGCAGCTCACGATAGGTGCCGTTCGCTTCGACCTATCCATCATGGTGCTGCTGCTGGTGGCTTTTATCGGCATGCAACTGGCATTCGGCGCAGCGGCCTGA
- a CDS encoding phosphoribosyltransferase: MSGMRGLTRRSARRVFRDRREAGDVLAQKLVSYRDRNDVLVLGLARGGVPVAWPVARALGAPLDVFLVRKLGVPQWQELAMGALASGGGVVINDSLVRSLGVSDEQMQDAIVRETDELHRRERAYRGDLPPVEMANKTVILVDDGIATGASMLAAIRAVRADGPSAVVVAVPVGPPSTCRELATEADDVVCATMPPGFEAVGQAYEDFHQVTDDEVRELLGAPTV; this comes from the coding sequence ATGAGCGGCATGCGAGGACTGACCCGCCGCAGTGCGCGTCGGGTGTTCCGGGACCGCCGGGAGGCCGGCGACGTCCTGGCGCAGAAGCTGGTGTCCTACCGCGACAGGAACGATGTGCTGGTGCTGGGGCTGGCGAGGGGCGGCGTTCCGGTTGCTTGGCCGGTGGCCCGCGCCCTGGGGGCTCCGCTGGATGTGTTCCTGGTTCGCAAACTGGGCGTCCCGCAGTGGCAGGAGCTCGCGATGGGCGCATTGGCCTCCGGCGGTGGTGTCGTGATCAACGACAGCCTGGTGCGCAGCCTGGGCGTCAGCGACGAGCAGATGCAGGACGCGATCGTGCGAGAGACCGATGAACTACATCGGCGGGAGCGTGCCTACCGCGGAGACCTGCCACCGGTCGAGATGGCCAACAAGACGGTGATCCTGGTCGACGACGGTATCGCCACCGGCGCCAGCATGCTCGCCGCGATACGTGCCGTGCGGGCCGACGGCCCGTCCGCGGTGGTGGTTGCGGTGCCCGTCGGACCGCCATCGACGTGCCGGGAGCTCGCGACCGAAGCTGACGACGTGGTCTGTGCGACGATGCCACCCGGATTCGAAGCCGTCGGCCAGGCGTACGAGGATTTCCATCAGGTCACCGACGACGAGGTGCGCGAATTATTAGGGGCGCCAACGGTTTAG
- a CDS encoding type 1 glutamine amidotransferase: protein MGNVAPKVLFLRNEHLATEAMLGEAFADQGFDVEVFNVVGAQFIDDPVVDVTFPDPTGYDVIVPLGARWPVYDDKLRRSWVGAEMQLVRDAADAGVALLGVCFGGQLLGQAFGGSVVRSTDPEIGWYDVTSDNADLVPAGPWFQWHFDRWTLPPGATEIARTANASQAFVLGRALALQFHPEVDADLLDVWLADDRDGEVAGFGLTHDELRSRTTELAESASARVRDLVRGFVTHVVHQPCPSS from the coding sequence ATGGGAAACGTGGCGCCCAAGGTCCTGTTCCTTCGCAACGAGCATCTCGCGACGGAGGCCATGCTCGGCGAGGCGTTCGCCGACCAAGGCTTCGACGTCGAGGTGTTCAACGTCGTAGGAGCGCAGTTCATTGACGATCCGGTCGTGGACGTGACGTTCCCCGATCCCACCGGCTACGACGTCATCGTGCCTCTCGGCGCACGGTGGCCGGTCTATGACGACAAGTTGCGCCGCAGCTGGGTTGGCGCCGAGATGCAGCTGGTGCGCGACGCCGCCGACGCGGGGGTGGCGCTGCTCGGCGTGTGCTTCGGCGGCCAACTACTGGGCCAGGCGTTCGGCGGATCGGTCGTGCGTTCGACTGACCCGGAGATCGGCTGGTACGACGTCACGAGCGACAACGCGGATCTGGTCCCCGCCGGACCGTGGTTCCAGTGGCACTTCGATCGGTGGACCCTGCCTCCCGGCGCCACCGAGATCGCCCGCACCGCGAACGCGTCGCAGGCGTTCGTGCTCGGCCGCGCGCTCGCGCTGCAGTTCCATCCCGAGGTCGACGCGGATCTGCTGGACGTGTGGCTGGCCGACGACCGCGACGGAGAAGTCGCGGGATTCGGACTCACCCACGACGAATTACGTTCCCGCACAACAGAACTTGCCGAAAGCGCGTCGGCGCGAGTACGCGACCTGGTGCGTGGATTCGTGACGCACGTCGTCCATCAGCCGTGCCCCAGCTCGTGA
- a CDS encoding DivIVA domain-containing protein — protein sequence MPLTPADVHNVAFSKPPIGKRGYNEDEVDAFLDLVENELTRLIEENADLRQRVAELDQELASGGGGDAQSTQSIPHYEPAPTPPPAPEPTPQPVYEAAPTSSVTEDQALKAARVLALAQDTADRLTGTAKAESDKLLADARAQADALVSEARQTAETTVTEAKQRADALLLDAQTRSEAQLRQAQEKADALQADAERKHSEIMGTINQQRTVLEGRLEQLRTFEREYRTRLKTYLESQLEELGQRGSAAPVDSSANNEAGGFNQFNRGNN from the coding sequence ATGCCGCTTACACCTGCCGACGTTCACAACGTTGCGTTCAGCAAGCCACCAATCGGCAAGCGCGGCTACAACGAGGACGAGGTCGACGCCTTCCTCGATCTGGTTGAGAACGAGCTGACCCGACTCATCGAGGAGAACGCCGACCTCCGTCAGCGGGTCGCCGAGCTGGACCAGGAGCTGGCCTCCGGAGGTGGCGGTGACGCGCAGTCGACTCAGTCGATTCCGCATTACGAGCCCGCTCCCACGCCTCCGCCCGCACCCGAGCCCACCCCGCAGCCGGTGTACGAAGCGGCCCCGACCTCATCGGTCACTGAGGACCAGGCGCTCAAGGCGGCACGGGTGCTGGCCCTGGCGCAGGACACCGCCGACCGGTTGACCGGCACCGCCAAGGCCGAGTCCGACAAGCTGCTCGCCGACGCACGCGCCCAGGCCGATGCACTGGTCAGCGAGGCGCGGCAGACCGCCGAGACCACGGTCACGGAGGCCAAGCAGCGTGCCGACGCACTTCTGCTCGACGCTCAGACGCGTTCGGAAGCGCAGCTGCGGCAGGCCCAGGAGAAGGCCGACGCCCTGCAGGCCGACGCCGAGCGCAAGCATTCTGAGATCATGGGCACCATCAATCAGCAGCGCACAGTGCTGGAAGGTCGCCTCGAACAGCTGCGTACCTTCGAGCGCGAGTACCGCACCAGGCTCAAGACCTACCTGGAATCGCAGCTCGAGGAGCTCGGCCAGCGTGGCTCCGCCGCCCCGGTGGACTCCAGTGCCAACAACGAGGCCGGCGGTTTCAACCAGTTCAACCGCGGCAACAACTAG
- a CDS encoding cell division protein SepF, which yields MSTLHKVKAYFGMAPMDDYDDEYYEDDDRGTARGGYSRRPREDRFEDDGYAPGRGGYDDREYDDAPAGYRGGFRDDDRFEPRMRGPRDFERASSRLGALRGSTRGALAMDPRRMAELFEAGSPLSKITTLRPKDYGEARTIGERFRDGTPVIMDLVTMDNADAKRLVDFAAGLAFALRGSFDKVATKVFLLSPADIDVTAEERRRIAEAGFYAYQ from the coding sequence ATGAGCACACTCCACAAGGTCAAGGCCTACTTCGGGATGGCCCCTATGGACGACTACGACGACGAGTACTACGAAGACGACGACCGCGGCACCGCGCGCGGCGGGTACTCGCGCCGTCCGCGGGAGGACCGTTTCGAAGATGACGGCTATGCCCCCGGACGGGGCGGCTACGACGACCGCGAGTACGACGACGCACCGGCCGGGTACCGCGGTGGATTCCGCGACGACGACCGTTTCGAGCCAAGGATGCGCGGTCCGCGCGACTTCGAGCGCGCATCCTCGCGGCTGGGCGCGCTGCGTGGCTCCACCCGCGGGGCCCTCGCGATGGATCCGCGCCGGATGGCCGAGTTGTTCGAGGCGGGCAGCCCGCTGTCGAAGATCACCACGCTGCGCCCGAAGGACTACGGCGAGGCCCGCACCATCGGCGAACGGTTCCGGGACGGCACTCCGGTCATCATGGACCTGGTCACCATGGACAACGCCGATGCCAAGCGGCTGGTTGACTTCGCGGCCGGGTTGGCATTCGCGCTGCGCGGCTCGTTCGACAAGGTCGCGACCAAAGTCTTCCTGCTCTCGCCCGCCGATATAGATGTGACCGCCGAGGAACGCCGCCGTATCGCCGAGGCCGGCTTCTACGCCTACCAATAG
- a CDS encoding serine hydrolase domain-containing protein — translation MPVIRRLLVALCVVVLTAGCTPRVLPDEQTTTSAGTDTSKADAVMRVVRDTMASEHLKSVIVRVTKNGQEVLTEALGESMTGVPATTNMHFRNGAVAISYVSTLLLKLVDEHKVNLDDKLSEFLPEIPHADRVTLGQLAQMTSGYVDYVIGNTKMNDALYADPFRRWTVHELLQFAVDQPLLYQPGTNWNYAHTNYVLLGLALEKATGLQMPKLLSEKVLRPLGLTNTVNSQTPEIPAPALHAFSSERRAFLKIPGGTPFYEETSYWDPSWTITHGAIQTTNIYDMEATAVGIGSGRLLSPESYQKMVSTDLRGKTRKQPGCTTCFEQDEGYTYGLGIVISGNWLLQNPLFSGYAAAEAYLPSQKVAIAVAVTYRPEAFDDNGDYSNAAEMLFRKIGAELAPDDAPPMPPTK, via the coding sequence ATGCCCGTTATCCGGCGTCTGCTCGTGGCGCTTTGCGTCGTTGTCCTGACCGCCGGTTGCACTCCGCGCGTTCTGCCGGACGAACAAACCACGACGAGCGCAGGCACCGACACCTCCAAGGCCGACGCGGTGATGCGGGTGGTCCGCGACACGATGGCGTCCGAACACCTGAAGTCGGTCATCGTCCGCGTCACGAAAAACGGCCAGGAGGTCCTCACCGAGGCCCTTGGTGAATCCATGACCGGTGTGCCCGCCACCACCAACATGCACTTCCGCAATGGCGCCGTTGCCATCTCATACGTCTCGACGCTGCTGCTCAAGCTCGTCGACGAACACAAGGTGAACCTCGACGACAAGCTGTCGGAGTTTCTGCCCGAGATTCCCCATGCCGACCGCGTCACCCTGGGCCAGCTTGCCCAGATGACCTCGGGCTACGTCGATTACGTCATCGGCAACACCAAGATGAACGATGCTCTCTACGCCGACCCGTTCCGTCGCTGGACCGTGCACGAACTGCTGCAGTTCGCCGTCGATCAGCCGCTGCTCTACCAGCCGGGAACCAACTGGAACTACGCGCACACCAACTATGTGCTGCTCGGGCTGGCGCTAGAGAAGGCCACCGGCCTTCAGATGCCGAAGCTGTTGTCCGAGAAGGTGCTTCGCCCACTTGGGCTGACGAACACCGTCAACTCGCAGACCCCCGAGATTCCGGCTCCGGCATTGCACGCGTTCAGCTCGGAGCGCCGCGCGTTCCTCAAGATTCCCGGAGGGACACCGTTCTACGAGGAGACCAGCTACTGGGATCCGTCCTGGACCATCACCCACGGTGCCATCCAGACGACCAACATCTACGACATGGAGGCAACAGCGGTCGGTATCGGTTCGGGCCGGCTCCTCTCGCCGGAGTCCTACCAGAAGATGGTGTCCACCGACCTTCGCGGCAAGACCCGCAAACAGCCCGGCTGCACCACGTGCTTTGAGCAGGACGAGGGCTACACCTATGGGCTCGGGATCGTCATCTCCGGCAATTGGCTGCTGCAGAACCCGCTGTTTTCCGGCTACGCCGCTGCCGAGGCGTACCTGCCCTCGCAGAAGGTCGCGATCGCGGTGGCCGTGACCTATCGCCCGGAGGCGTTCGACGACAACGGCGACTACTCGAACGCGGCGGAGATGTTGTTCCGCAAGATCGGGGCCGAGCTGGCCCCCGACGATGCGCCGCCCATGCCCCCGACGAAATAA
- a CDS encoding TIGR01777 family oxidoreductase, with product MGIECETVIDHPRSEVFEWHTRPGAMRRLVPPWQPMKVVAEADSLADGCAVLGLPAGLRWVAQHDPTRFDAPHRFVDVLSSAGLRSWPPRIVGRWTHTHEFEEASPVATRVYDRIDAPVPAAALRPMFAYRHRQLADDLAAHSDARAAGLNPLVVAVTGATGLVGTALTAFLSTGGHRVIRLVRHPAQSPDERQWEPNSPAPDLLSGVDAVVHLAGASIAGRFTAAHKKGIRDSRIGPTRRLAEVAANGDFGGPFVTASAVGIYGYDRGDAVLCEESVRGDGFLADVVAEWEAATAPAAEAGLRVVNVRTGIVQSANGGTLRLFRPLFAAGLGGRVGSGRQWLSWIALDDLLDVYYRALYDARLSGPVNAVAPTPVRNADYTKALAGVLHRPALLGVPAVGPRLLLGQQGSRELAEADQRVVPTQLETLGHRFRHPRIDNALAHELGHG from the coding sequence ATGGGCATCGAGTGTGAAACCGTCATCGACCATCCGCGCAGCGAGGTCTTCGAATGGCACACGCGGCCAGGCGCGATGCGGCGTCTGGTGCCGCCGTGGCAGCCGATGAAGGTCGTGGCCGAGGCCGACTCGCTGGCCGACGGCTGTGCCGTGCTCGGTCTGCCTGCAGGGTTGCGCTGGGTGGCCCAGCACGACCCGACCAGATTCGATGCGCCGCACCGGTTCGTCGACGTGCTGTCCTCTGCAGGTCTGCGGTCGTGGCCTCCGCGGATCGTCGGCCGCTGGACCCACACCCACGAGTTCGAAGAGGCGTCCCCGGTTGCGACGCGGGTGTACGACCGCATCGACGCGCCGGTGCCCGCCGCCGCGCTGCGGCCGATGTTCGCCTACCGGCACCGGCAACTCGCCGACGACCTGGCCGCACACTCCGACGCCCGTGCCGCGGGGCTGAACCCTTTGGTCGTGGCCGTCACCGGCGCGACCGGCCTGGTCGGCACCGCGTTGACGGCGTTTCTCAGCACCGGCGGGCACCGAGTGATCCGGTTGGTCCGGCACCCGGCGCAATCCCCGGATGAGCGGCAGTGGGAGCCGAACAGTCCCGCGCCCGATCTGCTGTCCGGGGTCGACGCGGTGGTGCATCTCGCCGGGGCCTCGATCGCGGGGCGCTTCACCGCTGCGCACAAGAAGGGCATTCGCGACAGCCGGATCGGGCCCACCCGCCGCCTGGCCGAGGTGGCCGCCAACGGTGACTTCGGCGGCCCGTTCGTCACCGCCTCGGCGGTCGGCATCTACGGATACGACCGCGGGGATGCCGTGCTGTGCGAGGAAAGCGTGCGTGGCGACGGCTTCCTCGCCGACGTCGTCGCGGAATGGGAGGCCGCAACGGCGCCTGCCGCCGAAGCCGGCCTTCGGGTCGTCAACGTCCGGACCGGAATCGTGCAGTCCGCCAACGGCGGCACGCTGCGCCTGTTTCGTCCCTTGTTCGCCGCGGGACTGGGCGGTCGCGTCGGAAGTGGACGCCAGTGGCTGTCGTGGATCGCGCTGGACGATCTGCTCGACGTCTATTATCGCGCCCTGTACGACGCCCGATTGTCCGGACCCGTCAACGCCGTCGCGCCGACGCCGGTGCGCAATGCCGACTACACCAAGGCACTCGCCGGGGTATTGCACCGTCCGGCGCTGCTGGGTGTTCCGGCGGTGGGCCCGCGGCTTCTGCTGGGGCAGCAGGGGTCACGAGAGCTCGCCGAGGCCGACCAGCGGGTGGTGCCCACCCAGCTCGAGACCCTGGGCCACCGGTTCCGGCATCCGCGCATCGACAATGCGCTCGCTCACGAGCTGGGGCACGGCTGA